The following are encoded together in the Calidithermus timidus DSM 17022 genome:
- a CDS encoding NAD-dependent epimerase/dehydratase family protein — MKVLNREILVRVLADAVLLSASYALALLTRLFVVFYVEKSQDISLVQGYVDIYLRSLPILLPLGIAVFALFGFYTKGRAYASRYKVLVVVQAVTLSFLLFGFLGFLLPQHVNPPRSVVFIAWAFALPLIILARLWSDFWKRLAIAEVITYERPKANSGKNVLVIGGAGYIGSALLPKLLERGYKVRLLDLLLYGKEPIQGVINHPHLEIIQADFRQVDKVVEAMQGMDTVVHLGGLVGDPACAVDENLTIEINLMATRMIAEVAKGFGISKFIFASTCSVYGASDQILDERSSLNPVSLYARSKIASERVLAMLADEQFAVVNLRFGTIYGLSGRTRFDLVVNLLTAKAVVDGKITVFGGDQWRPFVHVDDAALAVLKVIEAPVELVRNQIFNVGSNEQNMTLGQVGELIQRIIPSAELIDSGRDGDRRNYRVDFSKIRKTLDFEPQWTVEQGIRQVIGALQSGKVADYRDPIYSNVRYLTEEAASEIIKQYYTGWERELIERAHSTN; from the coding sequence ATGAAAGTTCTCAACCGCGAAATACTTGTGCGTGTGCTGGCAGATGCTGTCCTATTATCAGCTAGCTACGCCTTGGCCTTGCTTACCCGGCTGTTTGTTGTCTTCTACGTGGAGAAGAGCCAGGATATCAGCCTGGTTCAGGGCTATGTAGATATTTATCTACGCTCCTTGCCGATCTTGTTGCCGTTGGGGATAGCTGTGTTTGCACTCTTCGGTTTCTACACCAAGGGGCGGGCTTATGCCAGCCGCTATAAGGTGCTTGTGGTCGTGCAGGCGGTAACCCTAAGCTTTTTGCTCTTCGGCTTCCTGGGATTCCTGTTGCCCCAACATGTGAACCCTCCCCGGTCGGTTGTTTTCATCGCCTGGGCTTTTGCCCTGCCGCTGATCATCTTGGCACGGTTGTGGTCGGACTTTTGGAAACGACTGGCGATCGCGGAAGTCATTACTTATGAGCGGCCTAAAGCTAACTCAGGCAAGAATGTGCTGGTGATCGGCGGGGCGGGGTATATCGGTTCGGCGTTGCTACCTAAGCTGTTAGAGCGCGGGTACAAAGTGCGTCTGCTGGATCTACTTCTCTATGGTAAGGAGCCCATCCAGGGCGTAATTAATCACCCCCACCTCGAAATCATCCAGGCGGATTTCCGTCAGGTCGATAAGGTGGTCGAGGCTATGCAGGGGATGGATACGGTTGTTCACCTCGGAGGGTTGGTGGGCGATCCTGCTTGCGCGGTAGATGAGAACCTAACCATCGAAATTAACCTGATGGCGACTCGGATGATCGCTGAGGTGGCCAAGGGATTCGGGATATCAAAGTTTATTTTTGCGAGCACCTGCTCAGTCTATGGGGCTAGCGATCAGATTCTTGATGAGCGCTCGAGTCTTAACCCCGTGTCCCTTTATGCCCGGAGCAAGATCGCCTCGGAACGAGTTCTGGCCATGCTGGCTGATGAACAGTTTGCAGTAGTTAACCTCCGCTTCGGCACCATATACGGCCTTTCAGGACGTACACGTTTTGACCTAGTGGTCAACCTCTTGACAGCCAAGGCTGTGGTGGACGGTAAGATCACCGTGTTCGGGGGGGATCAGTGGCGGCCGTTCGTTCATGTGGATGACGCTGCCTTGGCGGTCCTTAAGGTTATAGAGGCGCCAGTCGAGCTAGTACGCAACCAGATTTTCAACGTGGGCTCGAATGAGCAGAATATGACTCTAGGGCAAGTTGGTGAACTTATTCAACGAATTATCCCCAGTGCAGAACTAATCGATTCCGGCCGGGATGGAGATCGGCGCAACTACCGTGTTGACTTTAGCAAAATTCGCAAAACCCTTGACTTTGAGCCCCAGTGGACTGTAGAGCAGGGGATTAGGCAAGTAATTGGGGCCTTGCAAAGCGGTAAGGTTGCTGACTATCGCGACCCCATATACAGTAACGTGAGGTATTTAACAGAAGAGGCGGCCTCAGAAATTATAAAGCAGTACTATACCGGGTGGGAGCGCGAGCTCATAGAAAGAGCTCACTCGACTAATTAG
- a CDS encoding O-antigen ligase family protein — protein MTWLYGLPFILLPLFTIGFAAAAVCLGILGLRKGSYQSQGSRSTLWVYFLSAGFVGGVGQLLSPVEDIKVPWVNDQRPEKNLFAPETPWYLFSYDPMKRGERQADGFVRFYKREGLSGISSDLYYSVRQGTILTQSLYFRSDGNVTLQLSFWTKRGRQIVPTRLVDVGDGLKRAYATYQVRPGDELVQGPDIVQIKGNWTYIDIGYAQLELGSFPSAYRSGGQPDPTPLGRFVWWFGTVLLGLLVFYGTSYLLTYVSRARAALMITLGLALHLSVGVWQYFSYFSSESRAAGLAINPNAFGASGVVAASLVWLLGGWRLALIALTAMIGTVWISGSRAAFLGVLFMSMIWVIQFPRAWKWAVGIILTAGLMMVLLPGWEDRLGRLISFTDLSSPSSQSRLEIWQVAWQAFTEYPFTGIGANRFGIYYLEHRPPNALEPAAAHAHNLFLHLLAETGLLGLFGFLGLWGSIIRMLWQMGQWAALAVIGTALFMNLFDYTWFYAGVYYPLWVAVAWALRPPPDTMRA, from the coding sequence GTGACCTGGTTGTATGGTTTACCCTTTATCTTATTGCCCCTATTTACCATAGGGTTTGCCGCCGCAGCAGTATGCCTGGGGATACTGGGGCTCAGGAAGGGCTCTTATCAAAGCCAAGGGTCAAGGTCAACCCTGTGGGTTTATTTTCTGTCTGCAGGATTTGTAGGAGGGGTGGGGCAGTTATTAAGTCCGGTGGAGGATATAAAAGTTCCTTGGGTCAACGATCAGAGGCCAGAAAAGAACTTATTCGCGCCTGAAACGCCATGGTATTTGTTCTCCTATGACCCCATGAAGCGAGGAGAGCGGCAAGCAGACGGCTTCGTACGCTTTTACAAGCGAGAAGGCCTATCGGGAATTAGCTCAGATCTCTACTACTCTGTCCGGCAAGGAACGATATTAACCCAGAGCTTGTACTTCCGAAGTGATGGTAATGTAACGCTTCAACTGTCGTTTTGGACAAAGCGGGGTCGACAGATAGTTCCCACGCGGTTGGTTGACGTAGGAGATGGGCTTAAACGTGCCTATGCCACTTACCAAGTTAGACCGGGTGATGAACTTGTACAAGGGCCAGATATCGTCCAGATTAAGGGCAACTGGACGTACATTGACATCGGTTATGCTCAACTCGAACTAGGCTCTTTCCCCTCTGCCTACCGATCTGGTGGGCAACCTGACCCTACCCCCCTAGGGCGCTTCGTATGGTGGTTCGGAACTGTACTTCTAGGGCTTTTGGTGTTTTATGGAACGTCTTACCTCCTAACCTACGTGAGCAGGGCACGGGCAGCCCTAATGATTACTTTGGGGCTTGCGCTTCATTTAAGCGTTGGTGTATGGCAATACTTTTCATACTTTTCAAGTGAGTCACGGGCTGCAGGACTAGCCATTAACCCAAACGCTTTCGGTGCTTCTGGTGTAGTAGCTGCTAGCCTTGTCTGGCTGCTTGGGGGCTGGAGGTTGGCATTAATCGCATTGACAGCAATGATTGGCACAGTATGGATATCGGGCAGCCGAGCCGCGTTTTTAGGCGTGTTATTCATGAGTATGATCTGGGTCATTCAATTCCCACGGGCTTGGAAGTGGGCTGTGGGGATAATCCTAACTGCAGGCCTGATGATGGTCCTTCTTCCTGGCTGGGAAGATCGTTTAGGGAGACTTATAAGCTTTACTGACTTAAGTTCACCCTCGAGCCAATCTCGTTTGGAGATTTGGCAGGTGGCTTGGCAGGCTTTCACAGAATATCCCTTTACCGGAATTGGTGCAAATCGCTTCGGGATTTATTACCTTGAACATCGTCCTCCTAATGCCCTCGAGCCCGCTGCCGCTCATGCCCATAACCTGTTCTTGCATCTCCTGGCTGAGACGGGACTACTTGGCCTGTTCGGGTTCTTGGGGCTTTGGGGGTCCATAATACGAATGCTCTGGCAGATGGGGCAGTGGGCCGCACTGGCCGTGATTGGTACAGCTTTATTCATGAATTTGTTTGACTACACCTGGTTTTATGCTGGGGTCTACTACCCGCTGTGGGTCGCCGTGGCTTGGGCGCTCCGACCGCCCCCTGATACAATGCGCGCGTGA
- a CDS encoding Wzz/FepE/Etk N-terminal domain-containing protein — MEPHTQSDELSLRDLYLVLKRRQNLILGLTLGAAILVFAVSQVWPKTYSSKVVLSLSFNNQLQSGVLSNLPSLPGLAQGFVDLQNTTLLAKDLGVDQPPEVYGARFDEKKGLLNLSAKGRTPNEARQRVERIVRVATDYLRARMVEGAVSNIRALLAQTQLDLESTQESLKRIQAELKNLSAEGRSDAAIAAALEARQVGPETARSSSPAFTSLSLDESRLRSTAAQLQARIDTLAPLLDKPEQLSQLVGQALQVQVLVPPAEPLRPTSPRPLLYAAIAGVLGLLVGVFWAFLAEALALPQAEGVGQRDTRVVAGPK, encoded by the coding sequence ATGGAGCCCCACACCCAAAGCGACGAGCTCTCGCTGCGCGATCTCTATTTGGTGCTGAAGCGCCGCCAGAACTTGATTTTAGGCCTTACCCTGGGCGCGGCCATCTTGGTTTTTGCGGTGAGCCAGGTGTGGCCCAAAACCTATAGCAGTAAGGTAGTCCTCAGCCTATCGTTTAACAACCAATTGCAATCAGGGGTGCTAAGCAATCTCCCGTCATTACCTGGGCTTGCCCAGGGTTTCGTGGACTTGCAAAACACCACGCTTCTGGCAAAGGATCTCGGGGTTGACCAACCCCCCGAGGTTTATGGGGCACGCTTCGACGAGAAGAAGGGCCTGCTTAACCTCAGCGCGAAGGGGAGGACCCCTAATGAGGCCCGCCAGCGGGTGGAGCGCATCGTGCGGGTGGCGACGGATTACCTCCGGGCGCGCATGGTCGAGGGAGCGGTCTCCAACATCCGGGCCCTGCTGGCGCAGACGCAACTTGACCTCGAGTCCACCCAGGAGAGCCTCAAGCGCATCCAGGCCGAGCTGAAGAACCTCTCGGCCGAGGGGCGCTCGGACGCGGCCATTGCGGCGGCCCTGGAGGCCCGGCAGGTGGGCCCGGAGACGGCGCGGAGCTCGAGCCCCGCCTTCACCAGCCTGAGCCTGGACGAGTCGCGCCTGCGCTCGACCGCGGCGCAGCTTCAAGCCCGGATCGATACCCTGGCCCCCCTGCTCGACAAGCCGGAGCAGCTCAGCCAGCTGGTGGGCCAGGCGCTGCAGGTGCAGGTGCTGGTGCCCCCGGCGGAGCCCTTGCGCCCGACCTCGCCGCGCCCGTTGCTTTACGCGGCCATCGCTGGCGTGCTGGGCTTGCTGGTGGGGGTGTTCTGGGCCTTCCTGGCGGAGGCTCTGGCCCTGCCCCAGGCCGAGGGAGTGGGGCAGCGGGACACCCGGGTGGTGGCAGGGCCAAAATGA